The following coding sequences lie in one Nitrospira lenta genomic window:
- the rfaE1 gene encoding D-glycero-beta-D-manno-heptose-7-phosphate kinase yields the protein MASQTTQNQSVSQKALRQYLQRFPQASLLVIGDLILDHYVMGRVSRISPEAPVPVVHVESETLRLGGAANVFNNILALGGKADLCGVIGADESGRLLLKELGQSRSGRGGVIIDHDRPTTRKSRVIAHNQQIVRYDMEGRQELKGTLQKRLLRYVESRIRELSCIIVSDYAKGVVSAALMTELTRMAALRKIPIIVDPKVEHFSYYKGVTVMTPNHLEATQAAGLHGDDDRAINQAGALIRQRLGCQSVLITRGEKGMSLYEGEGTSWHLPTQARQVYDVTGAGDTVIGTLALALATGASMREAATLANHAAGIVVGMVGTATVSPKQLLEAVGNG from the coding sequence ATGGCTTCGCAGACCACGCAGAATCAATCTGTGTCACAGAAAGCGCTTCGTCAGTATCTCCAGCGGTTTCCTCAGGCCAGCCTCCTGGTCATCGGGGATTTGATTCTTGACCATTACGTGATGGGACGGGTGAGCCGGATTTCTCCGGAGGCGCCGGTGCCGGTCGTGCATGTCGAGTCGGAAACGCTGCGGCTGGGCGGCGCGGCCAACGTCTTCAACAACATTCTTGCGCTCGGCGGCAAAGCAGACTTGTGCGGGGTCATCGGCGCCGACGAGAGCGGACGGTTGCTGTTGAAAGAGCTGGGCCAGTCGCGTTCAGGCCGGGGTGGCGTGATTATCGACCATGATCGTCCAACCACCAGGAAGAGTCGGGTGATCGCCCACAATCAGCAGATTGTGCGCTACGATATGGAGGGCCGCCAAGAACTGAAAGGAACGCTTCAGAAACGGCTGTTGCGCTATGTCGAATCGCGGATTCGCGAGTTATCCTGCATTATCGTCTCGGATTATGCCAAAGGCGTCGTATCGGCGGCGCTCATGACCGAATTGACGCGGATGGCGGCCTTGCGCAAGATCCCCATCATCGTCGATCCGAAGGTCGAGCATTTCAGCTACTACAAGGGTGTGACGGTGATGACGCCGAACCATCTGGAAGCCACGCAGGCCGCTGGGTTGCATGGCGATGATGATCGAGCCATCAACCAGGCCGGCGCCTTGATCAGGCAACGGCTGGGGTGCCAGTCTGTACTCATCACGCGAGGCGAAAAGGGAATGAGCTTGTACGAAGGTGAGGGGACGTCCTGGCATCTTCCGACGCAGGCCCGGCAAGTGTACGATGTGACGGGAGCCGGCGATACCGTGATCGGGACCTTGGCCCTGGCGCTGGCAACCGGTGCCAGCATGCGGGAAGCCGCGACATTGGCCAATCATGCGGCCGGCATTGTCGTGGGCATGGTTGGCACGGCGACGGTCTCGCCCAAGCAGCTCCTGGAGGCGGTCGGGAATGGCTAA
- a CDS encoding KpsF/GutQ family sugar-phosphate isomerase: MRRSQTTKLKSPSKSAPAPKGVKSLGSLGDGKRVLEIEARAVLALVDRMDNKFEKAVDLLAQCKGKVVVSGMGKSGLIGQKIAATLASTGTSSFFLHPAEGVHGDLGMLARRDALIAISNSGETAELLQILPYVERMGIPVIGLTGRMTSTLAKQSDVALDVSVSEEACPMGLAPTASTTATLALGDALAVALLQKRGFKEEDFAQFHPGGTLGRRLLVRVKDLMHAGADLPKVEESVSGTTAMLEMTAKKLGMTTVVDQVGKLAGIITDGDLRRFIQGGGDFTKATASVLASRRPRIISPDDLAAKAVEMMERFSITTLVVIEGDRNIRGVIHLHDLLKSGIV, from the coding sequence ATGCGACGCAGCCAAACCACGAAGCTAAAGTCTCCATCAAAGAGCGCTCCGGCTCCTAAAGGGGTGAAGAGCCTGGGAAGCCTGGGTGACGGGAAGCGTGTGCTTGAAATCGAAGCGCGCGCGGTGCTGGCGCTTGTCGATCGGATGGATAATAAGTTTGAAAAGGCCGTGGATCTGCTTGCTCAGTGCAAAGGCAAGGTCGTGGTCTCCGGGATGGGCAAATCCGGATTGATCGGTCAAAAGATTGCCGCGACGCTGGCCAGCACCGGCACCTCCTCGTTTTTCCTTCATCCCGCTGAAGGAGTGCATGGCGACCTGGGGATGTTGGCGCGACGCGACGCCTTGATTGCCATTTCCAATAGCGGTGAGACGGCGGAGTTACTGCAAATCCTGCCCTATGTCGAGCGCATGGGGATTCCGGTCATTGGTCTCACGGGTCGCATGACATCGACCCTGGCCAAGCAGAGTGATGTGGCGTTGGATGTCTCGGTGTCGGAGGAGGCCTGTCCCATGGGGCTCGCGCCGACGGCCAGCACGACCGCGACGTTGGCGCTGGGCGATGCGCTGGCCGTGGCCTTGTTGCAGAAGCGCGGATTCAAAGAAGAAGACTTTGCGCAATTCCATCCGGGCGGCACGCTCGGGCGGCGGTTGTTGGTGCGGGTGAAGGATCTCATGCATGCGGGGGCCGATTTGCCCAAGGTGGAGGAGTCGGTATCCGGCACCACGGCGATGTTGGAGATGACCGCGAAGAAGCTCGGGATGACCACAGTGGTCGATCAAGTGGGGAAGCTGGCCGGGATCATCACCGATGGAGATCTGCGTCGGTTCATTCAGGGCGGCGGAGACTTTACGAAGGCGACGGCGAGCGTGCTCGCATCGCGACGTCCACGGATCATCAGCCCAGACGACCTGGCGGCCAAAGCGGTCGAAATGATGGAACGTTTTTCCATTACGACGCTTGTGGTGATCGAAGGCGATCGGAATATTCGCGGGGTCATTCATTTGCATGATCTCTTGAAGAGCGGCATCGTCTAG
- the kdsB gene encoding 3-deoxy-manno-octulosonate cytidylyltransferase produces the protein MAKTLSSVTLVIPARYGSSRFPGKPLVKLAGKPMIQHVYECARACRSVNDVLVATDDDRIKQAVEQFGGRVVMMGGEYRTGTDRVAAVARMFAGECFVDLQGDEIPLNAELLSDLIDPFLQSGAEMGTLKRKMDVTDDLHNPAIVKVATDANGHALYFSRAPIPLVRDDPSRRVVSGLHYIHLGVYIYTKETLLRFAGMKTGVLEDAEKLEQLRALENGIRVRVWETPYASLRIDAPEDVPEAEEKLRQYESLKQELNLKRTAPSR, from the coding sequence ATGGCTAAAACATTGTCGTCGGTCACCCTCGTCATTCCGGCCCGCTACGGGTCGTCGCGGTTTCCCGGAAAACCGCTGGTGAAGCTGGCCGGCAAACCGATGATTCAGCATGTCTATGAATGCGCGCGGGCCTGTCGCTCGGTGAATGACGTGCTGGTCGCGACGGATGATGATCGTATCAAGCAGGCTGTCGAACAGTTCGGCGGCCGGGTTGTCATGATGGGCGGCGAATATCGGACGGGGACCGATCGTGTTGCGGCGGTGGCCAGGATGTTTGCGGGAGAGTGCTTCGTTGATTTGCAAGGAGACGAAATTCCGCTGAATGCCGAGCTGCTGTCGGATCTCATCGATCCGTTCCTCCAGAGCGGCGCCGAAATGGGCACGCTGAAGCGCAAGATGGATGTGACCGACGATCTGCACAATCCGGCGATCGTCAAGGTGGCGACGGATGCCAATGGCCATGCGCTCTATTTTTCGCGCGCGCCGATCCCGCTCGTCCGCGACGATCCGAGCCGGCGTGTGGTCAGCGGGCTGCATTACATTCATCTCGGGGTCTATATTTATACGAAGGAAACGCTGTTGCGCTTTGCCGGGATGAAGACGGGTGTGCTGGAAGATGCGGAAAAGCTGGAACAGTTGCGCGCGCTCGAAAACGGAATCCGCGTGCGTGTCTGGGAGACGCCGTATGCGTCGCTGCGCATCGATGCGCCGGAGGATGTCCCGGAGGCCGAAGAAAAGTTGCGGCAGTATGAATCCCTGAAACAGGAACTCAACCTCAAACGGACCGCACCGAGCCGATGA
- the lepA gene encoding translation elongation factor 4, giving the protein MQSLIRNFSIIAHIDHGKSTLADRLLDATGAVTAREAKEQILDAMDLERERGITIKAHAVAIRYKAKDGKTYDLHLIDTPGHVDFTYEVSRSLAACEGALLLVDATQGVQAQTIANVNLAMANNLTIIPVINKIDLASADVEGTKNSISEVLQLDASDAMPISAKEGKGVPEVLEAIIERIPPPSGDPKAPLKALIFDSWFDNYQGVIVLIRIVDGEVRPGMKIKVMSNDRTFEVMEVGKFIPKRSKTTQLLTGEVGYLCANMREVADVKIGDTLTDAVHPTATPFPGYKEVKPLVFCGLYSTDTAKYEDLRDALVKLRLNDSSFVYEPESSLALGFGFRCGFLGLLHMEIIQERLEREYGLTLITTAPTVVYRVMTTKGEVLEIDNPADLPEPSSIDSFEEPFILTTVITPERYMGAILKLCQERRGIQRDIHFLDPTRVVISYEMPLNEVILDFYDKLKSRTQGYASLDYELLGYRESDLVKLDILLNGEAVDALSFITHKERSVHRGRQMAEKMKELIPRQMFEIAIQAAIGTKIVARESIGAMKKNVIAKCYGGDISRKRKLLEKQKEGKKRMKSVGSVEVPQEAFLALLKVGDE; this is encoded by the coding sequence TTGCAAAGCCTTATACGAAACTTCTCGATTATCGCCCATATCGATCACGGCAAATCCACCCTCGCCGACCGGCTCCTGGATGCGACTGGCGCAGTGACCGCCCGAGAGGCCAAGGAGCAGATCCTTGATGCCATGGATCTTGAGCGGGAACGGGGCATTACGATCAAGGCCCATGCGGTCGCCATTCGGTACAAGGCCAAGGATGGGAAGACCTATGATTTGCACTTGATCGATACGCCGGGGCACGTCGATTTCACCTATGAAGTCTCGCGGAGTCTCGCGGCCTGCGAAGGCGCGCTCTTGCTTGTGGATGCCACGCAGGGGGTGCAGGCGCAGACTATCGCCAATGTCAATTTGGCCATGGCGAACAATCTGACCATTATCCCCGTCATCAATAAGATCGATTTGGCCAGTGCGGACGTCGAGGGGACCAAGAATTCCATTTCAGAAGTGTTGCAGCTGGATGCCAGCGATGCGATGCCGATCAGCGCGAAAGAGGGCAAGGGAGTGCCGGAGGTACTCGAAGCGATCATCGAGCGGATTCCGCCGCCGTCCGGTGATCCCAAGGCCCCGCTGAAAGCCCTCATTTTTGATTCCTGGTTCGATAACTATCAGGGGGTGATCGTCCTCATCCGCATCGTAGACGGAGAGGTCCGGCCGGGGATGAAGATTAAGGTCATGTCCAACGACCGGACATTTGAAGTGATGGAAGTCGGGAAGTTTATTCCCAAGCGCTCGAAGACGACCCAACTGCTGACCGGTGAGGTCGGCTATCTCTGTGCGAACATGCGTGAGGTGGCGGACGTCAAGATCGGTGACACGCTGACTGATGCCGTGCACCCGACGGCCACGCCGTTCCCCGGGTATAAGGAAGTGAAGCCGCTGGTCTTCTGCGGGCTCTATTCGACCGACACGGCGAAGTACGAAGATCTGCGGGATGCGCTCGTCAAGTTGCGATTGAACGACTCCTCTTTTGTCTATGAGCCGGAGAGTTCCTTGGCGTTGGGCTTTGGTTTTCGCTGCGGCTTCCTGGGCTTGCTGCATATGGAGATTATCCAGGAGCGCCTCGAGCGAGAATATGGCCTGACGTTGATTACGACCGCGCCCACTGTCGTGTATCGCGTGATGACGACCAAAGGCGAGGTGCTGGAGATCGACAATCCTGCCGATTTGCCGGAGCCCAGCAGTATCGATTCGTTCGAGGAGCCCTTTATCCTGACCACGGTGATTACCCCGGAACGGTATATGGGAGCGATCCTCAAGCTCTGCCAGGAACGCCGTGGCATTCAGCGGGACATCCACTTTCTCGATCCGACCCGCGTCGTCATCAGTTATGAGATGCCGCTCAATGAAGTCATCTTGGATTTTTATGACAAGCTCAAGTCGCGCACGCAGGGGTATGCGTCGCTGGACTATGAATTGCTCGGTTATCGCGAATCCGATCTGGTGAAGCTCGATATTCTGTTGAACGGCGAGGCTGTGGATGCGCTGTCGTTCATTACCCACAAAGAGCGATCGGTCCATCGCGGGCGGCAGATGGCGGAGAAGATGAAAGAGCTCATCCCCCGTCAGATGTTTGAAATTGCCATTCAGGCGGCGATCGGGACGAAGATCGTTGCTCGCGAGTCGATCGGCGCGATGAAGAAGAACGTTATCGCGAAGTGCTATGGCGGCGATATCTCGCGCAAACGGAAGCTGCTGGAAAAGCAGAAAGAAGGCAAGAAGCGGATGAAGTCGGTGGGAAGCGTGGAAGTGCCGCAAGAGGCTTTCCTGGCGCTGTTGAAAGTGGGGGATGAATGA
- the lepB gene encoding signal peptidase I, producing MSAEPTPPNLEDVSGVAPVAAPTEVPAAGDARQSGKSIIREYAEAIIVAMLLAFAIRVFVVQAFKIPSGSMIPTLLIGDHILVSKLSYGLQWPTDCKLQWNFPPVNCYTSSNVMPFGKPQRGDVIVFRFPEDEEKDFIKRIVGTPGDTVQIRNKQVLVNGELLDDRAFTQRIDPGIIDSTINPRDNFGPVTVPDGSYFVMGDNRDQSLDSRFWGYVREEKIRGKAFRIYWSWSGHGEWTEWVRWDRFGKAIQ from the coding sequence ATGAGTGCTGAACCGACTCCGCCCAATCTTGAGGATGTATCAGGGGTCGCCCCGGTCGCGGCTCCGACGGAGGTCCCGGCGGCGGGCGACGCTCGGCAGAGCGGGAAGTCGATCATTCGGGAGTACGCCGAAGCCATCATCGTCGCGATGCTGCTGGCCTTCGCCATTCGGGTGTTCGTCGTGCAGGCGTTCAAGATTCCATCCGGGTCGATGATTCCCACACTGTTGATCGGCGATCATATCCTCGTCAGCAAGTTGTCCTATGGGTTGCAATGGCCGACCGATTGTAAGTTGCAATGGAACTTTCCGCCGGTGAATTGCTACACGTCTTCCAACGTGATGCCGTTCGGTAAGCCGCAGCGGGGCGATGTCATCGTCTTTCGCTTTCCGGAAGACGAAGAGAAAGATTTCATCAAGCGCATCGTCGGCACGCCCGGCGATACCGTGCAGATCCGCAATAAGCAGGTGCTCGTCAACGGTGAACTGCTCGACGACCGAGCCTTCACGCAGCGGATCGATCCGGGCATCATCGACAGCACGATCAATCCCCGCGACAACTTCGGCCCGGTGACGGTGCCGGACGGGTCCTATTTTGTCATGGGCGACAATCGCGATCAGAGCCTCGACAGCCGCTTCTGGGGCTATGTGCGGGAGGAAAAGATCCGCGGGAAGGCGTTCAGAATCTACTGGTCCTGGAGCGGTCACGGGGAGTGGACTGAGTGGGTTCGATGGGATCGGTTCGGCAAAGCGATTCAGTGA
- a CDS encoding CTP synthase: MSKFIFVTGGVVSSLGKGLASASIGNLLESRGLKITFLKLDPYINVDPGTMNPYQHGEVFVTEDGAETDLDLGHYERFTSLSLTKESNYTTGRIYNSVITKERRGDYLGGTVQVVPHITDEIKQCIMRISQGIDVTIVEIGGTVGDIESLPFLEAIRQMPYDVGRDNVLYVHLTLVPYIGAAGELKTKPTQHSVNKLREIGIQPHILLCRTDRYIPPEMKAKIAMFCNVEKDAVITAKDVETIYEVPIVFRKEGLDELIVRQLHIETGPPNLREWDAMVQKIKHPKHEISVALVGKYAGLKECYKSLAEALVHGGIDHETKVNITWIESEDVERQGTERILREADGILIPGGFGTRGVEGKILTIKYAREREVPFLGLCLGMQCATIEFARNVAGLAGANSSEFDGQSPHPVIHLMSEQQSVSDKGGTMRLGSYLCKLGEGTLAQKMYGVNEISERHRHRYEFNNAYCEQLAAKGLVLSGLSPDGRLVEIVELKKHPWFLATQFHPEYRSRPHHPHPLFSGFVGAALRKKLGH, translated from the coding sequence ATGAGCAAGTTTATTTTTGTGACAGGGGGAGTGGTCTCGTCGCTGGGGAAGGGACTGGCGTCGGCGTCGATCGGTAATCTTCTGGAGAGCCGCGGGCTCAAGATCACGTTCTTGAAGCTCGACCCCTACATCAACGTCGACCCGGGCACGATGAATCCCTATCAGCATGGCGAAGTCTTCGTCACCGAGGACGGCGCGGAAACCGATCTCGACCTGGGTCACTACGAGCGGTTCACCTCGTTGTCGCTGACGAAGGAAAGCAATTACACCACGGGGCGGATTTACAATTCCGTCATCACGAAAGAACGCCGGGGCGATTATCTTGGCGGCACCGTCCAAGTCGTGCCGCACATCACCGACGAGATCAAACAATGCATCATGCGGATCTCGCAGGGGATCGACGTCACGATCGTCGAGATCGGCGGCACTGTCGGCGACATTGAAAGTCTGCCGTTTCTCGAAGCGATTCGCCAGATGCCCTACGATGTAGGTCGCGACAATGTGTTGTATGTCCACTTGACGCTGGTCCCCTACATCGGCGCGGCTGGTGAATTGAAGACCAAGCCCACGCAGCATTCGGTGAACAAGCTTCGCGAGATCGGTATCCAGCCGCATATTCTGTTGTGCCGCACTGATCGGTACATTCCGCCGGAGATGAAGGCCAAGATCGCGATGTTCTGCAATGTCGAGAAAGATGCCGTCATCACAGCAAAGGATGTTGAGACGATCTATGAAGTGCCGATTGTCTTCCGAAAAGAAGGTCTGGATGAACTGATCGTCCGGCAACTGCATATTGAGACCGGCCCCCCGAATCTGCGCGAGTGGGATGCGATGGTGCAGAAGATCAAGCATCCGAAGCACGAGATCTCCGTCGCGCTGGTCGGGAAATACGCGGGGCTGAAGGAGTGCTACAAAAGTCTGGCCGAGGCGCTGGTGCATGGCGGGATCGATCATGAGACGAAGGTCAACATCACCTGGATTGAGTCTGAAGACGTTGAGCGTCAGGGGACCGAGCGGATCTTGCGCGAGGCGGACGGAATTCTGATTCCCGGAGGGTTTGGGACGCGCGGAGTCGAAGGGAAAATTCTCACCATCAAGTATGCGCGAGAACGCGAAGTGCCGTTCCTCGGACTGTGTTTGGGCATGCAATGCGCTACCATCGAGTTTGCGCGGAACGTGGCGGGTCTGGCGGGCGCCAATAGTTCGGAGTTCGACGGGCAATCGCCGCATCCTGTCATCCATTTGATGTCCGAACAACAGTCCGTGAGCGACAAGGGCGGGACCATGCGGCTCGGCTCCTACCTGTGCAAACTCGGAGAGGGGACGCTGGCGCAGAAGATGTACGGTGTCAACGAGATCAGCGAGCGGCATCGGCATCGGTACGAATTCAACAATGCCTATTGCGAGCAACTCGCGGCCAAGGGATTGGTGTTGAGCGGGTTGTCGCCGGACGGGCGGCTGGTCGAGATCGTGGAGCTTAAGAAGCATCCCTGGTTCCTCGCGACGCAGTTCCATCCGGAATATCGTTCGCGACCGCATCATCCACATCCGTTGTTCAGCGGATTTGTGGGGGCAGCGCTTCGAAAGAAGCTTGGGCATTAA
- the bioA gene encoding adenosylmethionine--8-amino-7-oxononanoate transaminase has protein sequence MAPRTPPDTLADWDRKYLWHPFTQMQEWEQEAPLIIERGKGAYLIDTQGRKYLDGTSSIWVNLHGHRHPTLDRAIKNQLDKIAHSTFLGLSNPPAIQLARELIRIAPKGLKRVFYSDNGSTAVEVALKMAVQYWQQRHPEAGPKHTFLHLKLAYHGDTIGAISVGNIELFHGRFKPLLFPTLDAEPPYCYRCPLALTYPSCHMACLDPIEQLLKTRHREIAGFVIEPLVQAAAGMIMSPPGYLKRIRELCTQYNVLLIADEVATGFGRTGKMFACQHEGVTPDLMAISKGLTGGYMPLAATLTTEAIYSAFLGKYEEFKTFFHGHSYTGNPLGCAVALANLEVFRTEKTLAGLRPKVALLKRLLKPLADLPLVGDIRQRGMMASIELVQNKTTREAIPLQARIGHRVAMEARLRGLLLRPIGNVIVLMPPLSSTRDQLSRMVEILADSIDTCTHPIGAPDAARSPVL, from the coding sequence ATGGCACCACGCACCCCCCCGGACACACTCGCGGATTGGGACCGGAAATATCTCTGGCATCCCTTTACACAAATGCAGGAATGGGAACAGGAAGCCCCCCTCATTATCGAACGGGGAAAGGGCGCCTACCTGATCGATACTCAGGGCAGAAAGTACCTCGACGGAACCTCATCAATCTGGGTGAATCTCCATGGACATCGGCATCCGACGCTCGATCGCGCCATCAAAAACCAACTCGACAAGATTGCCCACTCAACTTTTCTAGGACTCTCAAACCCGCCGGCTATTCAACTCGCGCGCGAACTGATCCGCATTGCGCCGAAGGGACTGAAGCGAGTCTTTTATTCCGACAACGGATCAACGGCAGTTGAAGTCGCCCTCAAGATGGCGGTCCAATATTGGCAGCAACGCCATCCCGAGGCCGGACCCAAACATACCTTTCTGCATCTCAAGCTGGCCTATCACGGCGACACGATCGGGGCCATCAGTGTCGGGAATATCGAGCTGTTTCACGGCCGCTTCAAACCTCTTCTGTTTCCAACTCTCGACGCCGAGCCCCCCTACTGTTACCGCTGTCCGCTCGCCCTCACCTATCCTTCCTGCCACATGGCCTGCCTCGATCCAATCGAACAGCTACTCAAAACCCGGCATCGCGAAATCGCTGGATTCGTCATTGAACCACTCGTGCAGGCCGCAGCCGGCATGATCATGTCTCCGCCCGGCTACTTGAAACGCATCCGTGAACTCTGCACTCAATATAATGTGCTACTCATCGCCGATGAAGTGGCGACAGGATTTGGCCGCACGGGAAAGATGTTTGCCTGTCAGCATGAGGGCGTCACCCCTGATCTGATGGCCATCAGCAAGGGGCTGACCGGCGGCTATATGCCCTTGGCCGCCACGTTGACGACGGAAGCCATCTACAGCGCGTTTCTTGGGAAGTACGAAGAGTTCAAGACGTTCTTCCATGGCCATAGCTATACCGGCAATCCGTTGGGATGCGCAGTGGCGCTGGCAAACCTTGAGGTCTTCCGCACAGAAAAAACCCTTGCGGGACTTCGCCCGAAGGTCGCACTCTTGAAACGCCTGCTTAAGCCCCTAGCCGATCTGCCGCTCGTGGGAGATATCCGCCAGCGCGGCATGATGGCGAGCATCGAACTCGTTCAGAACAAGACCACCCGCGAAGCCATCCCCCTACAGGCCAGAATCGGCCACCGAGTCGCCATGGAGGCGCGCCTGCGAGGGCTCTTACTCCGCCCGATCGGCAATGTGATCGTCCTGATGCCGCCGCTCTCTTCGACCCGGGATCAATTGTCGAGAATGGTGGAAATCTTGGCCGATTCCATAGACACTTGCACTCATCCAATCGGGGCGCCCGATGCAGCACGAAGCCCCGTCTTGTGA
- the plsY gene encoding glycerol-3-phosphate 1-O-acyltransferase PlsY, which yields MNNEVLWVLMAMAGYLLGAIPFGIVVSKAMGLPDPRTVGSKNVGFTNVLRVSGKKAGILTLIGDMGKGWVMGFAATQMLQQEWMILLVALAPFLGHLFSPFLGFKGGKGVATALGSVLGVEPAIGFLLLMAWLGAVALWRYSSGGALTAFGLFPLIASVARPTVEFVLFSVIVSGLIMLKHKGNIERLLNGTESKIGQKQV from the coding sequence ATGAATAACGAAGTGCTCTGGGTTCTCATGGCAATGGCCGGCTATCTGCTGGGGGCTATTCCATTCGGCATTGTCGTGTCGAAAGCGATGGGGTTGCCTGATCCGAGAACGGTCGGCAGCAAGAACGTTGGCTTCACCAATGTCCTGCGAGTTTCCGGCAAGAAGGCCGGCATCCTGACGCTGATCGGCGATATGGGAAAAGGCTGGGTCATGGGATTTGCTGCCACGCAGATGCTTCAGCAGGAATGGATGATTTTGCTGGTGGCCCTGGCGCCGTTCCTCGGCCACCTCTTCTCGCCGTTTCTCGGATTTAAGGGCGGTAAAGGCGTCGCCACGGCACTGGGCTCTGTCTTGGGCGTCGAGCCGGCGATCGGATTTCTGTTGCTGATGGCGTGGCTCGGCGCCGTCGCATTGTGGCGCTACTCTTCTGGCGGAGCACTGACTGCGTTTGGACTTTTCCCGTTGATTGCCTCGGTGGCCCGTCCGACTGTGGAGTTTGTCCTTTTCTCCGTGATCGTCAGCGGGCTCATTATGCTGAAGCACAAGGGGAACATCGAACGCCTCTTGAACGGGACGGAGAGTAAGATCGGGCAGAAGCAGGTATAA
- the kdsA gene encoding 3-deoxy-8-phosphooctulonate synthase: protein MSHEVQIGSFKVGAGNRPFLIAGPCVIESEQLVLDTAGKIAEITKSLGIPYVFKSSFDKANRTSIKSYRGPGIENGLAVLKKVKDQLGLPILTDVHTEEQATEAGKVVDVLQIPAFLCRQTDLLIAAAKTGKVVNVKKGQFLSPPEMANAVKKVEECGSQRIVLTERGSSFGYNNLVVDMRSFPIMRSFGYPVVFDATHSVQLPGGGGTKSSGQREFVEPLACAAAGAGVDGFFMEVHPNPDEALSDGPNMVPLHQLKSLLERVMRICDAAKPRS, encoded by the coding sequence ATGAGTCACGAAGTCCAAATCGGTTCGTTCAAAGTCGGAGCGGGAAATCGGCCGTTCCTGATTGCCGGTCCCTGCGTCATCGAGAGTGAACAGCTGGTGCTGGATACGGCCGGGAAAATTGCAGAGATCACCAAGTCGCTCGGTATCCCCTATGTCTTCAAGTCGTCGTTCGACAAGGCCAATCGGACCTCCATCAAGTCGTACCGTGGCCCCGGCATCGAGAATGGTTTGGCGGTCTTGAAGAAGGTGAAGGACCAATTGGGACTTCCAATTCTGACCGATGTGCATACGGAAGAACAGGCGACGGAAGCGGGGAAGGTCGTCGATGTGCTGCAGATTCCCGCATTCTTGTGTCGCCAGACGGATCTGCTCATCGCGGCGGCTAAGACCGGCAAAGTGGTGAATGTGAAGAAGGGGCAATTCCTCTCGCCGCCTGAAATGGCCAATGCCGTGAAGAAGGTCGAAGAGTGTGGAAGCCAGCGCATTGTGCTGACGGAGCGCGGATCGTCCTTCGGCTATAACAACCTCGTTGTCGATATGCGTTCCTTTCCCATTATGCGGAGCTTCGGCTATCCCGTCGTGTTCGATGCGACGCATAGCGTGCAGTTACCCGGCGGCGGGGGCACCAAATCCAGCGGTCAGCGGGAGTTTGTCGAGCCATTGGCCTGTGCGGCTGCCGGCGCCGGGGTGGACGGATTTTTCATGGAAGTGCATCCCAATCCTGACGAAGCCCTTTCTGATGGCCCGAACATGGTGCCGCTGCATCAACTGAAATCTTTGCTTGAACGGGTGATGCGGATATGCGACGCAGCCAAACCACGAAGCTAA
- the pgsA gene encoding CDP-diacylglycerol--glycerol-3-phosphate 3-phosphatidyltransferase, translating into MNRVLAAWREIGQDSLNIPNLLTLTRILLIPVFVVLFSTPDPDRSLMAAIVFVVAAVTDMLDGYLARRSGQVTKLGKLLDPIADKLLVLSALILLVNVDRVSALVAILIIARELGVTGIRAIAAGEGMIIAAETTGKYKMALQVVAIVMLILEGTSLAPLGNLHLAGIVTLYLSLVLGYISGGQYVWSFWKQVVAKGL; encoded by the coding sequence ATGAATCGCGTCTTAGCCGCATGGCGGGAAATCGGGCAGGATTCGCTGAACATCCCCAACCTGCTCACGCTCACCCGGATCCTGTTGATTCCGGTGTTCGTCGTGCTGTTTTCGACGCCGGATCCAGACCGATCGCTCATGGCCGCCATCGTGTTTGTCGTGGCTGCCGTGACGGATATGCTCGATGGCTATCTCGCGAGACGGTCGGGTCAGGTGACCAAGCTCGGAAAGTTGCTCGATCCCATCGCCGACAAGCTGTTGGTCTTGTCCGCGCTGATTCTGCTCGTGAACGTGGACCGGGTCAGCGCGCTGGTCGCTATTCTGATCATTGCCCGAGAGCTGGGAGTTACCGGCATTCGCGCCATCGCTGCGGGCGAAGGGATGATCATCGCCGCCGAGACGACGGGCAAGTACAAGATGGCCTTGCAGGTCGTGGCGATTGTCATGCTCATTCTCGAAGGGACCAGCCTGGCCCCGCTGGGCAATCTGCACCTGGCGGGTATCGTGACACTCTATCTGTCACTGGTGCTGGGCTATATTTCCGGCGGCCAGTATGTGTGGAGCTTCTGGAAGCAGGTCGTCGCCAAAGGACTATAG